tatatagatatagtgctgaaaagatcagagaagcagggcagcCAGCCACTAATTCTTACCTCTACTAAATTCTCGGACCAGTggcaatcctgtctctaggaatcctcagactgaatcctgagctcctgtctcctcccgccttatattcctctctccacccagccatatcacttcctgtttctAGATCCataatcctgggattaaaggtgtgagccaccactgcctggcctttatgaCTAGCgagtgtggctagctccacactctgatcttcatgcaagcttCATTTGCtatcacacaaacaaaatatcaccatacacaccagcacacacaccagcacacatacCATTGAACACACCAGCatgcacaccagcacacacaccatTGCACACACCAGCGCACACACCAACATGCACACACCAGCTCTTACACCAGTGCAGGGTGGAGCCACATCACCGCAGACATGCCCTCTGGAGTGACGCTTGTGGTGTTGGTAGTACTAGTCTCTTCTGAGGGGTGGCTGATGGGCAATCCCACTCTCTCTGGCCTTTCTACTTCCAACATCTATCTCCCACTGTCTTCCCGTGGACCAGAAGAGATGTTCAAGAAGAAGGCGTTCTAGACAATGATGCTCTCTTAGAACCAGTGTGAGTAAATGTGATAGTTTCGATATGAGCCACCCCGCCCAGTGTATCCTGTGTGTTTGATAcctggtctccagctggtggctATTTGGTAATCTGTGGTTCTCACAAGCAAAGAGGGTCCCTGAGGGGTAAACTTTGAGGGTTATATCCCTCCCCTGCCCAGCCTCCAGTCCTTGCTTGCTGGTGCAGTCATCTCTGCAAGTTCCTGCCACCAAAAGACAGTTGACCATGTCCTAACTTGGACTATACCTGAGCCCGAGCGCACCCTTCCTCCTTTAGAGTCCCCCTGTCAGGTGTTTTGCCCCAGCATGAGAAAGTAAGCAAAATAATATGCAAATAGAATCTTTGCCCATTGGCTCTAGGGGCCCACCCCAGCTGACAGCCACACAAATGGTGTATACTTCTTCcatgtgtgaattttttttaacacatgGCAACTCTTCTATCCATATCCAATTTTTCTGGGCTCAGACAACCACTATGTTTAGGGCAATGGCCTTGAGGCTCATTTATAAGCACAGACATGGCTGGGCTCAGACAAACACTATGTTCATGACTGTCAGGTTCACTTATAAACACATACATGGCTAGGTTGGTGACTGACACCTAGACACATACACCACCAGTAACAGGACGATGAGAAACCAGAATCCAGGTCTTCCGCTGGGAAGGCCCTGTGCCCATCTCTTCACGGCTCCATACATCAGCTGGCATTAGGTTgggccaggaatacacagagacgTCACCAGACTGTCAGGTGCATCCTCTTCCCAATCAAAGCACAAAGTGCCAAGAAGGGGCTGTCCAGGGCACACGATGGCCCTCAGGCACCAGGACCCAGGGTCCTATCTCTGTTGGAAGCACAACAGAGCTGTGTTTTTACCCACATATCCCCAGGGAAACTGGGAATGCTAGAAAGGTGAGGTTGTCTCTTCAATGGAGGAGATGAAATACATGCATTCCACCCAGAAAGCGGGGAGTGCAACCTGGGGACCTTTGCTGTCTGTAGAGGCAGACCTCACCCAAAGCTCCCAGAGCATAAACCCTAGACTCCTCCCTCCCTAGACCTTTATCTTTAGCTCCAGTAAATAGAACCCATCCTTTAGGGCAACATCACAGCTGCTTTACAGCCCGCTGACCTCTATGCTACCTCTGTCAGAGACGATACCAGGTCCAAGGCCCTTACACTATAGAATCTGCCTTCGGGGCCACATGGACTTTGCAAATGAGTTTCTATGTAGTCATACCTTAAATTTTGTGTACCTGGAATGGGAATGGTTGTTGCCTGGAAACCTGGAATGGGAATCTTGATGCCTAGAAACTTTTTCCCAAATTCTATGGTGTTTAAATATGCTGGTAACAAACTGCCTGGCATCAGACTCCTGAAGTTTGACCCGGGCTAAGTCAGACTGGACGGCGTTTTCAGTCTCACCTCTGCAGACTGCTTCCCCTCCTGCCATGACACCTGCAGGGACTCCCTTAGAGCTCCATTATCTCAGACCTGGTTTGGGCCTCAAGGTTACCTCATAGTTCAAAATGGCTGACGAACAACCCATTGCTTTAGTATCCTGTTCTAGCAGGCATAGGAGAAAGGACAGACGCAAAGCTCATTCCATCTCTTTATTGTTTGCATGTTAgcgatggaacccagagcctcgaGTCCGCCAGGCCAGTGCTTTACAGTTGAGCACAGTGGCCGCCCATCTCACCCactcttctgtatgtgtgtgaacgtggtgtgtgtgcatgtgtgtgtgcagatgcacacacctgcacatgcagAGGAAGAAGGACACTGGGTGACTTGCTCTTTCACTCTCTGCCCTATTCCTCTGAGGTAGGGTCTCCTATGAAACTAGAGCTAATATGGCAGCCAGCAAGTCTCAGTGAtcaccctgtctctgcctctgtactGTGGCACAGGAGCCCAGGCTACGCTTGGCTTTCAAGGTGGGTAAGCAGGatttgaactggggtcctcatgcttgtgtagcaagcactcttacaaGTCATCGCTTCAGCCCTTATATccgtctttaaaaaataaattctcttctttgtgggggtgttttatctacatttatgtgtgtgtaccacatgagtgCGTGCATggtacacatggaggccagaggacattgAATCCCCTGGGACCGGTCTCACAgactgctgtgagccaccatatggtggtgggactcaaacctgagtcccctgaaagagcagccagagctcttaaccctGAAACCGTTCTCTGGTCCCTCCTCTCATCCCTTCTAAATACTATTCAGGAAGTCCTAAAATGCTCAAACTTGATTGGCCCAACTTGGTCACAAGGAAAGTTGGGAAATGACTCTTGAAGTTGGTGGCACTATGGCTATGTAAAACGCAGGATTGTTATCCAGGAAGTGGTAacgcatgcctttagttccagcactcggaaggcagaggcaggtggatctctgtgggtttgaggccagcctggtctacagagcaagttctaggacagccagggctacacagagaaaccctgtctcgaagaaaaatcaaacacaaaaccCCAGGATTATGccaagagagatggggagaagatGGGCTGGGGAAGGCATTTATGGGCTGGGCCAAGCTCCCTGCTCCAGGCATTTATGGGCTGGGCCAAGCTCCCTGCTCCCGTTCTTTGATGCCATCAGCTGCACACTCATCGAATATCCCAGTGCTGTCTACACGATTGACAGTGGGTCAGGATTCCCACGAGAAACAAGCCTGGCTGCTCTAGGAACTCCGGATTCAGTGGGGGAGCAGTCCCCAGGCTCAGTAAGATGTGAGTTTGCGAATGACGGGGTGGAGGCTGGGTCTGTCTAGCGCACCACTGTACAACatctgggagagaggaaggggaaggaggttgGGCCTGTGCTAGTGCACCACTGTATAACAtctgggagagcagagaggagggggaggctaGGTCTGTCTACTGCACCACTGTACAGCAtctgggagagcagagaggagggggaggctgGGTCTGTCTACTGCACCACTGTACAACatctgggagagaggaagggggagctCTAAGACAGGGCCACACAGACAGAGCTGCACGCACGTACTAGTGCATGGATACATGTGGGGTTAACAGGGATCTGCATGAGGGGTCCCAAGATGTCTCACGGAGAGAACACGGAGGCATGTGGGGTTAACAGGGATCTGAACGGGGAACACAGAGGATGTCTCACGGGGAGAACACGGGTTTCCCTTAGAGCTCTTTGTGAGGTCTGAGAGCCATCTCAAGGATGGCTGTTTTCTAACTGTGTCTTCTCAGTTACGGCCCAGCTGCTGAGGTTCCAACAGGACTTCCGGCTGTGGGCTCCACCATCCTGCCTGCCTACTAATTTCCAGTCACTGTTTCCCAACCAAGTATTTAAAACACAGGTACAGAAGCCCAGGCTTTATTTACAAAGGCAGTAAGATCATCACAGGCAATGGGTGAGTGATCGCCCCCTAGTGGCAGGAGAGTGCACAGGCGGGGCGGGTAAAGGAAAACAACAGGAACCCGTGCGAGCCACCAAGCCTCTGGGAAGTAGCTCTTTCTAGACTGAGCTACTATGctactacatggcttctcccccTGCTTTCCCTCACCATAAAAACCCTCTCGGACCAGCAGGGTCCAGCTTTCACGGTTCCATCACAGACAAGCACACGGCTTCTCTGATGACAcacagtcaccatggaaacaagctGGCTGAGGCATCTACTGATGCTGCCATTGCTGAGGACGGTCCCCTTAGCGATGCCACCCTCAGTctgggcctgtgtgtgtgtataccccaGGTTAGCCATCACAACTCCACAACCAGCGTGTGCCAGGGAAAAGAGGAGTTGAGCCCTCTCATAAGTGtgaggggggagaggaagagaacaggagggggaggaggaggtagggggaaggggggaaggaggaagaaagagaacagccttttttagaaatgcattttatttcagTAACAAAATACTGGTTcttctaaaaacataaaaaaattcacGCTGTTCATCATTTAAGTTAAAGGTCTCGGCTGGCGGTGCCTCCACTGACATCCGGTAATCTCTaggtctttcttctctcttctctgctggAGTCCACCCAAGCTgacatttaaatagaaaaatctaGAAAGGAAGGGAGACCACAGCAATGAAGGAGGCGCTGGATACAACAGCATTGCTTTGCACGCTCAGCATCAACGCACGACATTCCGACTGCAGTGGAGGCTGGAAAGCCTGGCCTGTTTGTGCATTTGGACGCATGGCTTGCTTTCCTCCTGAAGATTCTTTTCTCTAAAGCAGGCTCTGGACAGGCTGCCAGCCTGAGCGAGGACATCTCCCGCCAGTTTACATGGAGGTGAGCACACCATGCTTTGGCACCGGCTCAGTGTTGGACACAATGCGCAATTATGTTACACCTGATATTTCCGTCCTCTCAGCTAACAGGAATTAGCACAAATCCAACCAACATTCCGACTCACGATCTGCCCTCAGCATTTCAACTGCTAATCGCTCCCTCTCCTCCAGCTAGCACTGAGACCATGAACTTCCTGGTTAGTTTTTCACTTCAGTCAATATTTTTGAAAGGCAAGATTCCACGGCAGTAGACTCTTCTGCCTGCCAAAGTCTGCAGTCCCTGAGGACCAGTGAGTGGCAGCAGGCTCTGCAGTCCAGTGGCAGGGCCACAGTGTGTCTCTGGCCTCACTTTCGTACAGCTGGGAGGAGGCACCGCTCAGGGACGGGTAGggcagttcagttcccagctctgcTCCCCACTATTCGTTCAGCCTGATGTCGCCCCAGAGAGCTGTCAGGGGCTGAGGGATGCAGTCATGCACGAAATGTACGGCTCAAAATCACCCTCAGTGTTCCAGGTTGGCTATTGCTAAGAAACCTGTTTGCTTCTCTCCCAACAGCCCGAGGGACCGCCTACTTTCAGAAGCATGGCGTCAGGAGGGCAGTGCTCTGAAGTAGTTCAGCGGTTGCCACACGAACTTGGAGCTGAGCAGACTAAGAACCCCCTGGTAGAGGTAGGGTTTCAAAGAACAATTGCCCAGACTGAGCTGGGGACATCGTGCCCTTTCCTGAAGCAGGAGCCTGGGAGGCTGGCTTCTCAACACAGCATCCATGCAGCCATGTAGGAAATGCTCAACTGTGTAGGAAATCCTGCTCTGCAGCTGGATTCTAGAACCATAATCTACAATCTAGAATCCCTGCTCAGCATATGTGAATCGAGAGGTCCAGAGTCAGGCTTGATAAGTGAAGAAACAGATCCATAAACGAGCCAGCGATTATGTTACACCTCTGACAAGGTCTTAAGAATAGCCTCCAGGAGCCTTGAGTCCCCTCCCTCAGCACGCTCCAgagccctccccaccccatcccaagcACAGAGCACACCGGGAGGCACCAGCTACATCCAGCAATGTAACACAAGCCCCATGGTGGGGAGGAGCTGCCAGGGATGCTGGGGCATGGTCACCACTGTGGAAGTGAACTGGAGAGAGGGAAAATGAGGTTTGGCCAGATTGTGGGTGGACTGGGAAGGGATTATTTGCCACCAGGGAGTCAGACCTCATCCTGAGGGTAACAGGGTTCCTAGAACCTGTGagtctccatctcctcctctgcCAGGCATGTTAGCAGATTCATGAAATACTGTTTTGCAGTTTTTAGTACCTGTGCTTCTCACGAGCACAAGTCTGCAGCTGGtaagtctttctctctctctctctctctctctctctctctctctctctctctctctcacacacacacacacacacacacacctgccattAATTCACACAAGAAACTTGGAGCAGAGGATTGATACTCTGTGAATAATCAGCAgtgggagcacacacacacagatgcacacacacatgcacacacacacacatgcacacacacacacacctgccattAAGAATCACAACAAGCTTGGAGCAGAGGACTGATGTTCTGTGAATGGTCAGCAGTGGgagcacacacgcatgcacacacactcactcacatatacacatgtatgcatgtgtacgcACACATGTTCTGTGAATGGGCAGCCGAGCAGAGGACAGAAACTCCGAGTGGGGGCAGAGGGTTGGATGCTGAACCTGTCTATGGGGCCCCTGTGTCCTCTCACGGCCTTCATCCTGAGGATGCAGAGATCTCAGGGCACTGCAGCCCTCTGGACAGGTTTCGCTTACAAAGCCCAGTACCTCTGAGGTCTCTTCagttctccttcttctctgaCCGCTGCTTCCTCTCTGCTTGCAGCTTCGCTTCCAGGCTTTTCCTCTGGTACATTTTCACGCCCGCAAAGGCCAGGCAGAGGATCAGGGTTTTTGCTGCCAGGATATACAGCAGCAGGGGCACGTGTTCAAGGACCTCAAGGGAGAAAGACACATGTGATTGCTCTCACAGTCACGTGAGACTCCACCAGCCGCTTTCATTCTGCAAATGCTACTGGGCCCTACAATGTTTCAGAGTGAGGCTAGGTGCGTGGGCCACACTGGCATCCTAGGTAGTAATCAACCACCTGACACAACCACCTGAGAGGAAAGCCCAGGCTGGAGGAGTCGCCTTGACCGGACTGGCCGGTGGCCATGTCGGTGGGGAACTGTCTTGATTACTGACTGATGCAGAGGAGCTCAGCTcacagcacttggtaggcaggcctgggctgtagaagaaagcagtctaaggggctggagagatggccagggTTAGACTGAAACGGTCTCCTGCTCCTGATTCCAAGCTATACACATCTGTGTCCCTCATCCAGACGAGATGGCCAGGGTTAGACTGAAATGGTCTCCTGCTCCTGATTCCAAGCTATACACATCTGTGTCCCTCATCCAGACCCGCTGGGATTCACCCCTGATTGTGGATTTCACATTTGGCAGGTGGAGCATCGGTTGCTGTATTCTGGAAAGTCCCTGTACCCTAAGAGCCTTCTGTGTTGTCTCCTTTTGTCCACCCTCCAGAGCCATGAGGGGTCGGACAGCTCTGACTGAAGAGATGAGAAATTAACTATGGGGTCACTGATGGGTGGGGAAGAGTAGGACCCCACTCCCACCGTTCTGAGGCCTGATTCTCCACCGCTGCATTCCCTGGTAACACAACCACACCCTCCTACCTGAATTAGTTTTATAATTAAGTCAGACATGCCAGCAAAAACTCAACCGGATGTAATACCTTAGAAACTACCCAACCATCAGGTGTGACTATCTAAGGATGCCCTGCGATAGAACACTATATGAATACCACGGACAGGGGAAGATGAATGATGAGATTGCTCAATTTACCTAAGGCAGTAACCATGTCCACTTGTCACCTAAACAACCACGACGTCACCTAAGAGTAAGTCAAACAGCTTAGGTGCAATGGATGATCAGGAATATGACagacagggcagaggacagtgatGGACATTCACCCTGGTAACACAAAGGGCGTAGGCTGCTGATGCGTCTGTCGTGTGGTTCTTCATGAGCCCTCCTGGCTGACTTCCCTTGCTTCCCATAAACCTCTCAGGCTTCTGTGCTTCTTTCCTGAAGGTTCACACTCCAAGGCCAGGCTCGACTCCTGTCAGCGAATGCACTGCCTTGTCACATAGCTGCCTTTAGATCACCTAGGCTGGCTGGAACTGGCTCAGTCTGAACAAGATTATTCATCTCTGTGTATAGCCTGTGGTCCTAGTAAAACAGAGCCCATGTCACAGCCCTTGGTTCTATGGGACACAAACAAGGGCAGGAACATGTTATCTCTACAGGAAGCTAGTAGAAGGCAAACTGAAAAGGAAGTAAAGCTAACACACACGGTTAAGGgtctcattatttcttttctttttatagggACTAGAGAGGCAAGAATTTCCCAGCTGACAGGGAGGGCAATGCCAACAGGGGGCAAGGGCACTAAAGGGCTAAGGATCATGCCCAGTTTCCTGCTCCTTCCAGGGTAGTGGCTTCAGCTGGCCTCAGGTTCCCTATGattttcttttatcatctttCAAAATATGCAGAGCTGTAGGAGAAGGCTGACTACTGCTGGGCGGGGGAGAGcaactctctgtgtgtgtgcgtcagtgtgtgtgtgtatgtctgtgtactgggATGGGTGAGATcaactctgtgtgcatgtgtctatatgtgtgtgcgtcagtgtgtgtgtgtgtgtgtgtcagtgtgtctgtgtgcgtcagtgtgtgtatgtgtctgtgtgctgcgGTGGGGGAAGAtcaactatgtgtgtgtgtatctgtgtgtgtctctctctgtgtctctatgtgtgtatctctgtgtgtgtctatgtctctgtgtgtgtgtgtgctggagtgGGTGAgatcaattgtgtgtgtgtctgtgttgtatttgtatgtgtctgtatatgtgcacctatgtgtgtgtgtctgtgttgtgtttgtgtgtgtctgtattgtgtttgtgtgtgtctgtgtatctatgtgtgtgtgtctatgttgtgtttgtgtgtgtctgtgtatatgtatctatgtgtgtgtgtctgtgtgctgaagTGGGTGAGatcaactctgtgtgtgtatgtacatgcatgtgtttcatgtgcttgtgtgtgcatgtgtgcctgaggATTGTCTTTCTTTTACTCttcactgaacatggagctaGCTCAGGTttggctagcctggctggccagcaatGCCCCTAGGATCTGCCTATCTGCGCCCTCCCtgtgtagtcaaggctggccctgaactccctCCCCGTCCGTGTCTACCTCCAGCCAACTGGGATAGGAGCGAGCAGCAGCCTGGCTAAGCAGCTGTTTGTGTAGGTAACTTCCTTCCACCTTACCTCGAGGGTTTCAGGCATTTCTCTCTGAGGACGCTGCTGTCCACAGACAGCCAAACGCAGCCAGCCAGCAGGCTTTGCTCTCCTACTCTCTGCCCCGACAGCTGAatctaacatttatttattggaaaTAATATTGCATTTATTTCCAATCAGTTCACCGTGTCCCTGGTGCTCCAATGGGTAATTTACGACTTGTTTTAAAGGTGGTTTCTATGAAAACTGAGTTGAAATCTTTGAGACTCATATGTGGCTAGGAAAAGCAATCTTGGCAAAACAACTGTAAGAGATTATGGCAGAGGACCAGGACAATTGgaagttttgtttattgttttatttcgttttctgagacggtttctctgtatagccctggctgtcctggaacttcctttgtagaacaggctgaccttgaactaacagagatctgactgcctctgtctcctgagtactgggactaaaggcatgcgccaccaccactcagcgaAAATTCAAAGTTTTGTACAGATTGTTTTGTAAGCTCTTAATCCACTGTCTTCATCAACTCAGGCTCGTGTATCAAAGTCATACATCTGGAGGCTGCAGTCTGACAGTAAGCGCAAAGTGCTCACATGCTCATGGGGGCCTCTTTGGGGATGTGCCCCAGGCTCCTAGTATCCTCACATGGTGGAAAGGCTGAGGAAGCTCCCAGATCTATTTTATAAGAGCACACACTGCCTTAGCTCCCCATATGTTGCTGTGATGACCATCCTAATGAGCCAactaaggaaggaagggcttattgTGGCTCACAGATCCagggtgcagtccatcatggtaggggAGTCGTGACAGCAGGAGCCTGAGGTGCCTGGTCACACTGTAGCCATAGTCAGGAGGCAGAAAACAACACCCAGGACCCAGGAAACAGTGCCACCCGCAGTGGGCGGGTCTTTCCACCACAACTGACCTCCTCAAGATGATCCAATCCCCACAGGCCTGTCTCCCAGTTCAGCCACCACAGGCGCTAGTCCCATTCATGAGGCCTCCACATATAACATAACCACCTCCCGCAGGCTCCGCCTCTAAACACCACCATGCCGGCCTCAGAAGTGCAATATATGTATTTAGAGGCAGGAACATTCACCCATTACATCTACCTTAAAGAAACAGAAGTGTGAAATGCTGAGCGAAGCTTTGAAGCCCAGGTTTCTCAGAGAAAAGTGAGCTCTCAAGTTAGAGGAAGAGCATCCAAGAAGGGCCTAGCCTCCCTCCAGCAGTCTGGAAAGCTAATGCGGACTCACAAGTTTTAACTCAGACATTAATGGGATTATATTTTGTCTActttatatgtataaaaatgcTTCACTCCCACAAGCTCCAAACCCATGGTGACACAGACAACCCTAGTAAAACTCagccacagaacaaaagaaaaagacacagtgtgacagaggaacctggaggaaggggAGCTGACTAGATAGGAACGAGATGAGAGAAACCGGCAATGGTTGCattataaatatacacaaaattgTCGAAGAAcagatttaattaatattaaatctgAAACAGCACTGTtactgtgggttttattttttttttacactcaTGAATgctatgggtttttttgtttgcttgtttgtttggttttggttttttgagatagagtttctttgtgtagtcctagctgccctagaactcactctgtagaccaggctggtcttgaactcacagagatctgctgcctctgtctctggagtgctgggattaaaggcgtgcgccaccaccacccagccaaacgCTATGGTTTGTATCACGTGTTAAATAAAGGCTGTTCCCTGGGGTGGTGCTACGGCAAAGCACAGCGAACCTTCAGGGAGAGGCCTCAGGGGAGGTCCCCAGGCCACTGGAGCACGTCTGCAGGTCTGCGGTGGGAGTGAGAAGTCTTACCTACTTCTATTCTCTGTCCACGCAGTCTGTCACCCCCACCCGTGGTCCACAGCCAGAATGAAATGTCCAGACCCTACGAGCTATAAATAAGCCAGCTAATCAACTCAGGTGTCCTCCTAGTGTGACTGATATATGcggaaagacaaaagcaaaacaaaactacacaTTTCAAAACCAGTCTTACCTTCCAGTTCATGGCGGCCCGCCTGTGAGTTCACTTCCGACCAATGCAACCCGTAGACACAAGCATGAGAGGCGGCTGGGGGTCGGGTCCAAGGAGCTGGGAGTTCTGAGCTGGGGAAAGAAGCAGACACATTAGGAAGCCATGTCTTTGGCAGAGACGGGCACCTGAGCAGAGAGCAAGCGCTGCAGAGCTGTGTCAAGAgttctgcacaaggtgacccagagCTCGTCCCGGTGGCTCTCCACAGCCCCCTGCACAGTGCTGctcctgagacatctgtccccaTCCGAGTCCTCTGTGTACCCAAAGCCCACATTCACAAATGTCCCCTCTCCTATCTCTTGACTCAAAGACAAGCAAGTTTAGGGATGAAGGTCCCTGTGAGTGTTGCCTGTGTTTATCCTGGCTTTAAAAATATCTGGAGGGAAAGGATAAATGAGAGGCAAAAACACTGTGCTAACAGCTAATTTGTCTAGAAAAAAACTCTGTTGCAAGgagccgcttgtttgtcctggctgcccagaaccaaaataatcacacagaaactgtattaattaaatcaccacttggtccattacctctagcttcttattggctaactcttacaaattaatttaaaccatttctattaatctgtgtatggccacatggctgtggcttacccactaaagttctggtgtctgtctccaggagGGCTACACGGcagcagtgaaatgtctctgtcaattctagagttttggaagttgcttacaaggtactttctgtttacttcggtaatattatatccttctggagtctttgatggagttgaagaatttatagctatagttttccttagttatgataaaagataaagtagatataaatattataactgtaattcttgtttgattcctgttttgttatatgtaattttactatgttaaagttaaaaccttcctttttatttaaacagaaaaggggaagtaatgtgggagtcccctctgtgtgctgagattacaattaatgaataaagaaactgctttggacctatagcagggcagaacttaggtaggcagggaaaactaaagtgaatgctgggaggaagaagggcagagtcagagagaagccatggatcctctgcctgagatggacactagttagaatctctggtaagccacagcctcgtggcgatacacagattaatagaaatgggttaaattaatatgtaagagttagccaataagaatctagagctaatgagccaaacagtgatttaataaatacagtttctgtgtgattattttggggttgagcagccaggaactaacaagcagccttGCTGCTACAAAAATCCTTCCAAAGAGTAAAAAAGACCTAGAGCAAGTGAGAGCGTAGAGCTAGCTAGAGAATACATGTTCTCCGGGGCCTGTGGCTTGTTCCCTTAGGAGTGATACATGCCCCACAGCCAAAACACTTGAGATCTGAGACAGCCTGCACACTGTGTCAACCAGATGGTTCCTACTATTTCTGAACTTGACTTCACAGTACGGCATTGACAGCT
The Chionomys nivalis chromosome 3, mChiNiv1.1, whole genome shotgun sequence genome window above contains:
- the Smim11 gene encoding small integral membrane protein 11 — translated: MNWKVLEHVPLLLYILAAKTLILCLAFAGVKMYQRKSLEAKLQAERKQRSEKKEN